In the Hyphomonadaceae bacterium BL14 genome, one interval contains:
- a CDS encoding polysaccharide biosynthesis tyrosine autokinase, with product MTDTTVPSRPDSSDDDLIDLSQLLTVFRRRFWTLIAVGALVFTTVAVVTLQMTPKYTAVSSVLLNVRQARVVDIEAVLSGMAPDSAMVDTEAEVLRSRALVGAVVDRMDLVSVPEFNADLQEPGLVDAIRSSLAGFVRALVPAGGRALAQDEEEQQVRERVISALKEAVSIRRSGLTYVVNISVTSENPSLARDIANTYGDLYLLTQLEAKFEATERANVWLNERVDTLREEVRVREQAVAQYREQAGLIDAQGSTIAEQQVADLNSQLAIQRAERAESLARLNAVRSQLDRGVSADTIGEVLRSSTIQDLRRQLAEVTRRQAELLSRYGPRHPQILTARRELADIEDQIDREIQRIVASLENEVNIANQRVRSLEQSLSETRGELAQNNSAIVRLRELEREAEASRALFESFLNRFRQTSEADGLAEADARIVSAASLPLAPSAPNLMLNLALGLVLAGVAGVGVVFVLEMLDNGLNSEADIERQLGVAHIASVPLIKAGLLKRLGGNSGGADPGQYVVDKPLSSFAEAFRTIKSAIRVSAIDDTAQVVAITSAVPGEGKTTLSLCLGRVSAMAGARVIVVDTDLRRRLLTKALAPDVPAGLLEVLSGSVDLDAAIATDEATPLHFLPLRDATFTPQDVFSSRGFGELLDTLRERYDQIILDTAPVLAVADTRVIASQADAVVVTARWRKSSVNIVRRALQELRASKARVLGVTLNGVDMEAQARYGYDTSGYYYRSYRKYYSN from the coding sequence ATGACCGACACGACCGTTCCGTCCCGGCCTGACTCCAGCGATGATGACCTCATCGATCTGAGTCAATTGCTGACCGTATTCCGGCGCCGGTTCTGGACCCTCATCGCTGTCGGCGCGCTGGTGTTTACCACCGTGGCGGTCGTCACCTTGCAGATGACCCCCAAATATACCGCCGTCTCCAGCGTCCTGCTGAATGTGCGCCAGGCGCGCGTGGTTGATATCGAAGCGGTCCTGTCAGGCATGGCGCCGGATTCAGCGATGGTGGACACCGAGGCCGAAGTGCTGCGCAGCCGCGCGCTGGTCGGGGCCGTGGTTGACCGCATGGATCTGGTCTCGGTCCCGGAATTCAATGCTGATCTGCAAGAGCCAGGCCTGGTGGACGCGATCCGGTCCAGCCTCGCCGGTTTTGTGCGCGCCCTCGTTCCTGCGGGCGGGCGGGCGCTTGCGCAGGACGAAGAAGAACAGCAGGTCCGCGAGCGGGTGATCAGCGCGCTGAAGGAAGCCGTCAGCATCCGCCGTTCGGGGCTGACATACGTGGTCAATATATCGGTGACCTCGGAAAACCCATCTCTGGCGCGCGACATCGCCAATACCTATGGCGATCTGTATCTTCTCACCCAGCTGGAGGCGAAGTTTGAAGCGACAGAGCGCGCCAATGTCTGGCTGAATGAACGGGTGGATACGCTTCGCGAAGAAGTGCGCGTGCGTGAGCAGGCCGTCGCGCAGTACCGCGAACAGGCCGGGTTGATCGACGCGCAGGGCTCCACAATCGCCGAGCAACAGGTCGCCGACCTCAATTCGCAACTGGCGATCCAGCGCGCCGAACGGGCCGAGTCGCTGGCACGCCTCAATGCCGTTCGCAGCCAGCTTGATCGCGGCGTCAGCGCCGACACCATAGGCGAGGTGCTGCGCTCATCGACCATCCAGGATTTGCGCCGCCAATTGGCCGAGGTAACCCGGCGTCAGGCAGAACTGCTGAGCCGCTACGGTCCGCGCCATCCCCAGATCCTGACGGCGCGGAGGGAGCTGGCCGATATCGAGGACCAGATTGACCGCGAGATCCAGCGGATCGTTGCGAGCCTCGAAAATGAGGTGAATATCGCCAATCAGCGTGTGCGGTCACTGGAGCAAAGCCTGTCGGAGACCCGCGGCGAGCTTGCACAGAACAACAGCGCGATTGTGCGCCTGCGAGAACTTGAGCGCGAGGCCGAAGCCAGCCGCGCCCTGTTTGAATCTTTCCTGAACCGCTTCCGGCAGACATCAGAAGCCGATGGCCTCGCCGAAGCCGACGCGCGCATCGTGTCTGCGGCGTCCTTGCCATTGGCGCCCAGCGCGCCAAACCTGATGCTGAACCTCGCCCTGGGGCTTGTTCTGGCAGGCGTTGCCGGGGTGGGCGTGGTGTTTGTCCTGGAAATGCTGGATAACGGCCTGAACAGCGAAGCCGATATCGAGCGCCAGCTTGGCGTTGCGCACATCGCCTCTGTGCCCTTGATCAAGGCAGGTCTGCTCAAGCGTCTGGGCGGTAATTCCGGCGGTGCCGATCCGGGCCAGTACGTGGTCGATAAACCGCTGTCGAGTTTTGCCGAGGCCTTCCGAACCATCAAGTCGGCCATTCGCGTCAGCGCGATCGATGACACAGCCCAGGTGGTCGCCATCACGTCGGCGGTGCCCGGTGAGGGCAAGACAACCCTGTCACTGTGCCTCGGCCGGGTATCGGCGATGGCCGGTGCGCGTGTGATCGTGGTCGATACCGACCTGCGCCGGCGCCTTTTGACGAAGGCTCTCGCACCGGATGTGCCGGCCGGCTTGCTGGAAGTGCTGTCCGGCTCGGTGGACCTGGACGCTGCCATCGCGACCGACGAAGCGACCCCGCTGCATTTCCTGCCGCTGCGCGATGCGACCTTCACGCCTCAGGACGTGTTCAGCTCGCGCGGCTTCGGCGAGCTGCTCGATACGCTGCGCGAGCGTTATGACCAGATTATTCTGGATACAGCGCCGGTTCTGGCGGTCGCCGATACCCGCGTTATCGCGTCCCAGGCCGATGCCGTGGTGGTCACGGCCCGCTGGCGCAAGAGCAGTGTCAATATTGTGCGGCGCGCGCTGCAGGAGCTGCGGGCATCCAAGGCGCGCGTGCTGGGGGTGACCCTCAATGGCGTCGATATGGAAGCCCAGGCGCGGTATGGCTATGACACGTCAGGATATTACTATCGCTCGTATCGCAAATATTATTCGAACTGA
- a CDS encoding outer membrane beta-barrel protein, translated as MSAPAAAQVTTPDNMFSRDRNVSVMQRPRPEYDAAGVRAGAWVLRPELQTDLEWTDNVFATPTQAQSDTAFSVTPRISGNTLWSNHGLSFDASLTSKNYFEFDDENTVTYTVGTSGRVDLQRQSFIDAGARYATATEPRTSAGAAGAAAEPIEFDTLSAFVGGEHMSGRLRLQSRLTYAEIDYDSVPLFGGGIADQNFRDRTDYGATLRADAAISPDTAVFVRLRLNDKDYRLSPPAVGLDRNSSGYTLDGGVDFDIRGVARGAVGIGYTEQDYDDATIAKQSGMSVDAMVEWFPTPLTTVTAHASRSVQDAAIAGVAGYFNTEAGVSVDHELRRNIILSAGARWGEDDYSGVARTDERLSANAGATYMLNRSAGVRATYTYMEQTSSGAGAGRDFTRNSVMCSLVLRR; from the coding sequence GTGTCGGCTCCCGCGGCCGCCCAGGTCACCACCCCGGACAATATGTTCTCGCGCGACCGCAATGTCTCGGTCATGCAGCGCCCGCGTCCCGAGTACGATGCGGCGGGTGTGCGCGCCGGTGCCTGGGTGCTGAGGCCTGAGCTCCAGACCGATCTGGAATGGACCGACAACGTCTTCGCGACGCCGACACAGGCCCAATCAGACACCGCTTTTTCCGTGACCCCGCGCATCAGCGGGAACACGCTGTGGTCCAATCACGGCCTGTCCTTCGACGCCTCGCTCACGAGCAAGAATTATTTCGAGTTCGATGACGAGAACACGGTCACCTATACGGTGGGAACATCCGGCCGCGTGGATCTGCAGCGGCAGAGCTTCATTGACGCGGGTGCGCGCTACGCCACCGCGACCGAGCCGCGCACCTCGGCCGGGGCTGCCGGCGCGGCCGCCGAACCGATCGAGTTTGACACGCTGAGCGCGTTTGTTGGCGGCGAACACATGTCCGGACGGCTGCGCCTGCAGTCCCGCCTGACCTATGCCGAGATTGATTATGACAGCGTGCCTTTGTTCGGGGGCGGCATTGCCGACCAGAACTTCCGTGATCGCACCGATTACGGGGCCACGCTCCGCGCCGACGCTGCGATCAGCCCGGACACGGCGGTGTTTGTGCGCCTGCGCCTGAACGACAAGGATTATCGCCTGAGCCCTCCGGCTGTGGGTCTGGATCGCAATTCGAGCGGCTACACGCTCGACGGCGGTGTTGACTTTGACATTCGCGGCGTGGCGCGCGGTGCTGTCGGGATCGGTTACACCGAGCAAGACTACGACGACGCAACCATCGCCAAGCAATCGGGTATGAGTGTTGATGCGATGGTGGAGTGGTTCCCCACCCCTCTGACGACCGTGACCGCTCATGCGTCGCGGTCGGTGCAGGATGCCGCTATCGCTGGTGTGGCCGGTTACTTCAACACCGAAGCAGGCGTGAGCGTCGATCACGAATTGCGCCGCAATATCATCCTGTCCGCGGGTGCGCGCTGGGGCGAGGATGATTACTCGGGTGTGGCGCGCACCGACGAGCGTCTTTCGGCGAATGCGGGCGCGACCTACATGCTCAACCGCTCGGCAGGGGTCAGAGCCACGTACACCTATATGGAGCAAACCTCGTCCGGTGCGGGGGCGGGTCGCGACTTCACCCGCAACTCGGTGATGTGCAGCCTCGTGCTGCGCCGATAG
- a CDS encoding polysaccharide export protein: MRIPISQFAALIAGALVVSGCGATTPAAGEVTLTTEALQVMGENVYTLGVGDQLRVSVFGEEDLSGEFVIDGSGSVSMPLVGEVRARGLTVREFRTELETILRNGYLNDPRVNAEVINFRPFFIMGEVESSGEYPYSDGLTVINAIARAGGFTYRANTRVVFIKRAGASEEVAVPMTATLRVMPGDTIRVGERFF, from the coding sequence ATGAGAATACCGATATCGCAGTTTGCAGCGTTGATCGCGGGCGCGCTGGTTGTCAGCGGGTGCGGCGCAACCACGCCGGCCGCCGGCGAGGTCACCCTGACCACCGAGGCGCTCCAGGTCATGGGCGAGAATGTCTACACGCTCGGCGTGGGAGACCAGCTGCGTGTGTCGGTGTTCGGTGAGGAAGACCTGTCGGGCGAGTTCGTCATCGACGGTTCGGGCTCGGTGTCGATGCCGCTGGTGGGCGAGGTGCGCGCGCGCGGCCTGACGGTGCGCGAGTTCCGCACCGAGCTGGAAACAATCTTGCGCAATGGTTACCTCAACGATCCGCGCGTCAACGCCGAAGTGATCAATTTCCGGCCCTTCTTCATCATGGGTGAGGTCGAGAGCTCAGGCGAATATCCCTATTCGGATGGTCTGACCGTCATCAACGCCATTGCGCGCGCGGGCGGGTTCACCTACCGCGCCAACACCCGCGTGGTGTTCATCAAGCGCGCGGGTGCAAGTGAAGAGGTCGCCGTGCCGATGACGGCGACCCTCAGGGTCATGCCCGGCGACACCATTCGTGTGGGCGAGCGCTTCTTCTAG
- a CDS encoding exopolysaccharide biosynthesis polyprenyl glycosylphosphotransferase — MQGIEAGTAAGTTARPLGQHQGQHQDQLQGQLKSASLQSIKSAALLWADVAAFAIAAAAAYVLTDVLRAAAGYPALSDYPAGLSVHFAIVGAFSLIMLVWLRSKGHYHRREALSDQLPSILTGCALAMLGAGAIQFATIEVGSRVLTATHWLILAPALAGARLAARQALRSAGLWTSPAVLFTAAARSDAVREVIARHDALGVHVDSAIATDDMDKARLIDVMRRAAISGRGVVYAPAPDEHDQHDVIRALVLEGVPFLLAPRIGPLPTQAEVLNYPLEDVSFIDVRDPLARPAAKIAKRVFDVAASAGLLLFLLPVLGAVTLVVRADGGPALFRQRRVGRGGRSFDCLKFRSMQLDAEARLDKLIRDNPAIASEWHAFQKLRRDPRITPVGWLIRKTNLDELPQLINVLRGDMSLVGPRPMTLSQISAYGDYMTAYARMRPGLTGLWQTNGRNQTTFAERARLDAWYVRNWSLWRDCVILVRTVREVIFARGG, encoded by the coding sequence ATGCAGGGCATCGAGGCAGGCACCGCCGCTGGCACAACAGCCAGGCCGCTCGGCCAACACCAGGGCCAACACCAGGACCAGCTCCAGGGCCAGCTTAAATCGGCAAGCCTTCAGTCGATCAAGTCGGCCGCCCTGCTGTGGGCGGACGTGGCGGCATTCGCGATCGCTGCGGCGGCGGCCTATGTGCTGACCGATGTCCTGCGCGCCGCGGCCGGTTATCCTGCCCTGTCCGACTATCCGGCAGGCCTCAGCGTGCATTTCGCGATCGTGGGCGCGTTCAGCCTGATCATGCTGGTCTGGCTGCGCTCCAAGGGTCACTACCACCGCCGCGAGGCGCTGAGCGATCAGCTGCCGTCGATCCTGACGGGCTGCGCGTTGGCAATGCTGGGCGCGGGTGCCATTCAGTTTGCCACGATCGAAGTCGGCTCACGCGTGCTGACCGCCACACACTGGCTCATTCTGGCACCCGCGCTGGCGGGCGCGCGCCTGGCCGCGCGTCAGGCGCTCAGATCGGCCGGACTGTGGACCAGCCCGGCCGTTCTGTTCACCGCAGCGGCCCGATCGGACGCGGTGCGCGAGGTGATCGCCAGGCACGACGCGCTGGGCGTCCACGTGGACAGCGCGATTGCGACCGACGACATGGACAAGGCGCGCCTGATCGACGTGATGCGGCGCGCCGCCATCTCGGGCAGAGGCGTGGTCTATGCGCCCGCGCCCGATGAGCACGATCAGCACGACGTGATCCGCGCCCTCGTCCTGGAGGGCGTGCCCTTCCTGCTGGCACCCCGGATCGGTCCCCTGCCCACCCAGGCCGAGGTGCTCAACTATCCGCTGGAGGACGTGTCCTTCATCGATGTGCGCGACCCTCTGGCACGCCCTGCAGCCAAGATCGCCAAGCGTGTGTTCGACGTGGCCGCATCGGCGGGGCTGTTGCTGTTTTTGCTGCCGGTTTTGGGTGCCGTGACGCTGGTTGTACGCGCCGATGGTGGGCCGGCCCTGTTCCGCCAGAGGCGCGTCGGCCGCGGCGGGCGGAGTTTTGACTGCCTGAAATTCCGGTCCATGCAGCTGGACGCAGAGGCGCGCCTGGACAAACTGATCCGCGATAATCCGGCCATCGCGTCGGAGTGGCACGCCTTCCAGAAACTGCGCCGCGATCCGCGCATCACGCCGGTGGGCTGGCTGATCCGCAAGACCAATCTGGATGAACTGCCCCAGCTGATCAACGTCTTGCGGGGCGATATGAGCCTGGTCGGGCCGCGGCCGATGACGCTGTCCCAGATTAGCGCCTACGGCGACTATATGACTGCCTATGCCCGCATGCGCCCCGGCCTGACCGGCCTGTGGCAGACCAACGGCCGCAACCAGACCACATTTGCCGAACGCGCGCGCCTGGACGCCTGGTATGTGCGCAACTGGTCGCTCTGGCGCGATTGCGTCATTCTGGTGCGCACCGTGCGCGAAGTGATCTTCGCACGCGGCGGCTAG
- the galE gene encoding UDP-glucose 4-epimerase GalE codes for MAKILVVGGAGYIGSHFCKALAARGDTPIVFDNLSAGHAHAVQWGPLVTGDIRDGVALDRAFADHQPDAVMHFAAHIEVGEGERAPLAFWDNNVAGVVSLLKAMDRGGVATLVFSSTCAVYGEPERVPISEDEPRTPVSVYGRTKKAVEDLLADTAKTGRLRYASLRYFNACGASPDGEIGEQHDPETHLIPNALKAAAGLGPAMKLFGDDYPTPDGTCIRDYVHVMDLADAHLKALDLLLAGRESFACNIGTGNGLSVREILDAVEKVTGRAVPFTLAPRRSGDAVRLVADTSRASELLAFTPVCSSAEQIIADAWRFHAPQWGGAIQ; via the coding sequence GTGGCAAAAATTCTGGTTGTCGGGGGCGCAGGCTATATTGGCTCGCATTTCTGCAAGGCGCTGGCGGCGCGCGGCGACACCCCGATTGTGTTTGACAATCTGTCTGCGGGACATGCCCACGCTGTGCAATGGGGGCCTCTGGTCACCGGCGATATTCGCGATGGCGTTGCGCTTGATCGTGCCTTCGCCGATCACCAACCCGATGCGGTCATGCATTTTGCCGCCCACATCGAGGTAGGTGAGGGCGAGCGTGCGCCCCTGGCATTCTGGGACAACAATGTCGCCGGCGTGGTCAGCCTTCTCAAAGCCATGGACCGAGGCGGTGTCGCAACGCTGGTCTTCTCGTCGACCTGCGCCGTGTATGGCGAGCCCGAGCGCGTGCCGATCAGTGAGGATGAACCGCGCACGCCCGTCAGTGTTTACGGGCGCACCAAAAAGGCGGTGGAAGACCTTCTGGCTGATACAGCGAAAACGGGCCGTTTGCGGTATGCGAGCCTGCGCTATTTCAATGCCTGCGGGGCCAGCCCGGACGGGGAGATCGGCGAGCAGCATGATCCTGAGACCCATCTCATTCCCAATGCGCTGAAAGCGGCTGCGGGGTTGGGTCCAGCCATGAAGCTTTTTGGCGATGATTATCCAACCCCGGACGGCACCTGCATACGCGACTATGTCCATGTGATGGATCTGGCCGATGCCCATCTCAAGGCGTTGGATCTGCTGCTGGCGGGTCGGGAGTCCTTTGCTTGCAACATCGGTACAGGAAACGGCCTATCGGTGCGCGAGATCCTTGATGCGGTCGAAAAAGTCACCGGCAGGGCCGTTCCCTTTACCCTTGCCCCGCGACGGTCCGGCGACGCAGTGCGTCTGGTGGCTGATACCTCCCGGGCGTCCGAATTGCTGGCGTTCACCCCGGTCTGCTCCAGCGCCGAGCAGATCATCGCCGACGCCTGGCGCTTCCATGCCCCGCAATGGGGTGGCGCGATCCAATAG
- a CDS encoding sugar transferase, giving the protein MLAISLAIRLHDGGPAVFAHTRIGKGGRWFKCLKFRTMVVDAEQRLSDLLNTDPEAAAEWAKDQKLSRDPRITALGRFLRKSSLDELPQLINILKGEMSVVGPRPIVAEEVVRYADLFEAYTSVKPGVTGLWQVSGRNDVPYEARVRLDAHYAAHWTVLGDIWIILKTVPAVVLSRGAS; this is encoded by the coding sequence ATGCTGGCGATCAGCTTGGCTATACGTCTCCACGATGGCGGCCCGGCTGTGTTTGCCCACACCCGCATTGGCAAAGGCGGGCGCTGGTTCAAATGTTTGAAATTCCGCACGATGGTCGTTGATGCAGAGCAGCGCCTGAGCGATCTTCTGAACACCGATCCTGAAGCAGCCGCAGAATGGGCAAAAGACCAGAAGCTGAGCCGCGACCCTCGCATCACCGCGCTAGGACGCTTTTTGCGCAAATCCAGCCTCGACGAGCTGCCCCAATTGATCAACATCCTGAAGGGCGAAATGTCGGTGGTTGGCCCCCGTCCGATCGTGGCCGAAGAGGTGGTTCGCTACGCTGATCTTTTCGAAGCCTACACATCTGTCAAACCTGGCGTGACCGGCCTCTGGCAGGTCAGCGGGCGCAATGATGTGCCTTATGAGGCGCGCGTTCGCCTGGACGCGCACTACGCCGCGCACTGGACCGTTCTGGGCGATATCTGGATCATTCTTAAAACCGTGCCTGCCGTGGTGCTGAGCCGGGGCGCAAGCTGA